ATCACGGTCTCTATTATCATATTTTGTTCTTTCAACATCCTCTGAAGAATCTATCATTGTTTCCTCAATTTCTTCAACCTCTATTTCATTAATTTCTTCTGGCATTTCAACTTCAGTTGCTTCTATCACTTCAACTTCTTCTGCGGCTTCTTCTACGGCATCTGCGGCTTTCGCTACAGCATTTTTTGCTTCTTGAACACTACTCTGAACAATTGCTGATTTTGAATTTTCAGTATTTTCTTTATTATAATTTTGAGCTGTTACAGATTCAAATGCTTCTCGTAATGCCTCTTGATATCCCTTCTTGTAATCCTTTTCTTTACTCCTTCCTTCCTTTGTAATAAGTACTTTTTCATTTTTACAATTTATCAATTCGACAACCATTTTTGTTGTAAACATATTAGAAGTATTACTAACACGAGCGGTTAAGACATCACAAGGATTTTTCGCAATTTCAGATGGCATTACTTCGTTATCAAAGTGCGTTATAAACCCTTCCTTTTCAAATAAAAATTTAGTTAAGGAATTTAATTGATATTGATCATCCGTTTTTTGAAATTCATATTTTGCAGGAATAATTACATACTTATAGTCATCTAATGATTGTCCGATAACTAAATTAGAGATAAATATTGTTAAAATAAGGAACAACGATTTCAATTTCATAATTTAAATTTTAGTTGATAAAGATAAGAATAATTTTAGTCTAAAATTAAATTCATTCTTAAACTAAGAGACAATTTACTCGCACTTTATAATTTAAGAATTCAAAACCATTATCTATAGAAGAATAACAATTAAATTCTCACAATAAGGAACACAAATAATTAAACTAATTCCATGTTAAAGTTATAACACTAAAGGTATTGTTTTATTTCTAAAAGGCTGGTAACATTAATGACACCATCCGTTTCTGTGTTATGATTTTCTTTAAAATGTATAGTTTTCATACCTACCGCCTTAGCCCCTAAAATATCTGCCTCAAAATTGTCTCCAATCATTACACTATCCATAATAGTTGCTTTTGCCAACTCCATAGCATGATGAAAAATTTTGGGGTTAGGTTTTTTTACGCCCACGCTCTCGGAGGTAATTATTTTATCAAAGAATTCAAGGATACCAGAGGTGTTCATTTTTTTAGTTTGGACTTCATCAAATCCATTCGTTATAATATGCAATCCATATTTTGGTGATAAATAATTCAATATATCAACTGCTCCATCAAAAAGAGAATTATAATTTGATAAATTATCGATATACACTTTACTTAAAAGATCTATTTTAGGGTCAGAAATTCGATACGACAATAAATCAAATGTTTCTTTTAACCGTTTATATCTTAAAAGTTTCTTACTCACACGATCTTCACGATAAAGCTTCCAATACTTTAAATTTATAGGTTTATAATGAATTAAAAATTCATCTATATTCACCTCTATTCCATTTTCTTTGAATATTAATTCAAAAGCTTGAGCTGAATTGGTTTCAAAATCCCATAAGGTATGGTCCAAATCGAAAAAAATATGTTTTATTGACATTAAGGAAGATAAATGATTA
The nucleotide sequence above comes from Aureibaculum algae. Encoded proteins:
- a CDS encoding YjjG family noncanonical pyrimidine nucleotidase translates to MSIKHIFFDLDHTLWDFETNSAQAFELIFKENGIEVNIDEFLIHYKPINLKYWKLYREDRVSKKLLRYKRLKETFDLLSYRISDPKIDLLSKVYIDNLSNYNSLFDGAVDILNYLSPKYGLHIITNGFDEVQTKKMNTSGILEFFDKIITSESVGVKKPNPKIFHHAMELAKATIMDSVMIGDNFEADILGAKAVGMKTIHFKENHNTETDGVINVTSLLEIKQYL